CCACCTGTCTGTAAAATCCTGGATTACGGTAAATACAAATACCAAATGCAGAAAAAACAGCAGGAAGCGAAGAAGAAGCAAAAAGTCATCGAGATTAAAGAAATCAAAGTTCGCCCAAATATCGACAAGCACGACTTAAGCATCAAGCTGCGTCATGCGCGTGAGTTCTTGGCGGAAGGTGATAAAGTGAAATTCACCCTGCGCTTTCGAGGCCGCGAAATGGCACACCAAGATCTTGGCATGAAGCTACTGCTAAGCATCAAGGAAGAGCTGAAGGACGTGGTGAAGGTTGACCAAGAACCATCAAGCGAAGGTCGTCAGATGGTGATGATGGTTTCACCCGCGAAGTAGTTTTTTATGCTCCGGACATCGTCATACTGACTAGTCCTTCGCGCAGCTTCGCTGGCTCATGGCTGACTCGATTCTACTGAATCTCGAATAACGGGAATCTTACGCTTTTTTCTGCAACCAACGGCTGCCAGGCTTGATGGCAGGGACTTTGGCAAGGTGGGCGGGCACTTTATCCGCACTAAAGGTCACCACATCCAGCGTTAGCAGTGAAATAAGCGGGAATGGCAATTTCTTTGATTCACCGCCTGAACGGTCGATCAGCGATGCCTCTGCAATCACCTTGCCGCCATGCGCTTTAATGCACTCCACCGTTTCGAGGGATGATTTGCCCGTAGTCACCACGTCTTCGACGAGCAAGATATTCGCGCCTTTTGGAATTGCAAAACCACGGCGCAGAGTGAATTCACCATTTTCGCGCTCACAGAAAATTGTTTCAACACCGAGTTGGCGACCCATTTCGTAACCAACAATCACACCACCCATAGCTGGCGCAACGACGAGGTCGATTGTCTTGCCTTTCAGTGCTTGTGTTACTTTTTGAGCGAGCTCGTTGCATAATCTGTCGGCACGTTTTGGGTTCATCAACACGCGTGCGCATTGCAAGTATGTGTCGGAATGCAGGCCCGATGATAAAATGAAATGGCCTTTGAGAATGGCTTCTGCCGCTTCAAATTCACTGAGTATTTCTTGTTGGTTCATAGGACTCTCACATTATCAATCAATCGTGTCGTACCCAAATGGGCAGCAAGTAATAAGCGTGCGGGTACACCATATTGCGCGAGTGGCACAAGGGTTTCTTCCTCGCGCAGCTCAAGGTAATCCACTTTATGAAAACCCGCGACATGAAGCTGGTGCTTTGCCTCTTCGAGCGTTGCGTCAATCGCATCACCCTGCGCGATAGCCTTTGCTGTTTCCACCAATGTCTTATGAAGTATGGGCGCAATTTTGCGTTCTTCAGCGCTGAGATATTGGTTTCGTGATGACATAGCCAGCCCGTCTTTCTCGCGCACGGTGGGCACACCGATAATCTCTATCTCGACGTTCAAGTCGGTGACTAGGCGGCGTATCACGCAAAGCTGCTGGTAGTCTTTTTCACCAAATAGCGCGACATCTGGCTTAATCTGGTTGAACAGTTTCATGACAACCGTGGCCACCCCGTTAAAGTGCCCAGGGCGAATCGCGCCGCATAGCCCTTCACTCACCTCTGACACATGAATCAGCGTGGCGAAGCCTTCGGGATACATTTCCTGAACGCTTGGTGCCCAGACGAGGTCAATCCCCTCCTCGGCTAGTAGCGCGATATCCTTCTCAAGCATGCGTGGATATTTGGAGAAATCTTCTTTGGGGCCAAACTGTGTGGGATTCACAAAAATACTAACCACCACTGCCTGCGCGTGCTTTTTGGCTTCGCGCACAAGTTCTAGGTGCCCTTGGTGTAGTGCACCCATAGTTGGCACCAGCGCCACTGTCTGACGTTTGACACGCCATGAGTGCAACATGGTCTGCAACTGGGTATATGCGTTGATTTGGTCTGGCATTACCCTCACTTCGTAGTTAAAAGCGAGTCATGACGCAAGAAGCGAAAACACTTCTTCCTACCTATCGTGCACGTGTGGATGCAGGCAAGCTCTCGCCAGATGAGGCACAGCTAGCTGCTGCCAAGGTGCTTGAGGCGCTATTTCAGCGTTTAACCACCCCTCCTGCTGTGCCAAAACGCCGCTTATTGCCATTTGCTAAGGCGAAACTGCCATCGAGCGGCGGGCTTTATTTATGGGGTGATGTGGGGCGCGGTAAATCCATGCTCATGGATATGTTTGTTGAGCGCATCAAAGACAAGCTGCCAACGTACCGCGTGCATTTTCATGCCTTTATGCAGGAAGTGCATAAACGCTTGCATGATTTACGCAGCGTCAGTGTTGAAGAAGACTTGATGTCCACCCTTGTACGCGAAATTGCCCATAGCACAACAGTGCTGTGTTTAGACGAATTTCAGGTAAGCGACGTGACTGACGCGATGATTCTTTCACGCTTGTTTGGTGGGTTGATGGATGCTGGCGTTACTGTGGTATTTACGTCTAACCGCCACCCGCGCGACTTGTATCAAGGCGGTTTGCAGCGCGACCAATTTTTGAAGTTCGTTGATATTATCGAGAAGCGCCTAACGATTCACGAAATCAAAAGCGCGACGGATTATCGACTCAAGCAGCTTAAGGCGATGCGCGCCACCTATGTGTTCCCACGTGATAGCGAGGCAGATGATTTCTTGATCGAAAGCTGGAATATGCTGACCGATCACGCCGCATCCTCCGAGCTTGAATTATACATTCAAGGCCGCAAATTATTGATTGAAAAATATCACCAAGGTATTGCGTGGCTAACGTTTGGTGAGCTGTGCGTACGACCACTTGGGCCCAATGATTATCTGGTATTAGCAAAGCAAATTCACACCTTGATATTACAAGGCATACCTGCCCTTACGCCTGAGCATCGCAATGAGGCAAAGCGGTTCGTGACGCTGATTGATACGCTTTATGACCACCGCGTTAAATTAATTGCCACTGCCGCTACTGCGCCGGATGATATTTACCCCAAGGGGGATGGAAACTTTGAATTCCACCGTACGGCCTCGCGCCTGCATGAAATGCAGTCTGAATCTTACCTTGCGCAGCCGCATATTGCTTGAAAAGACCCCGTCTAAGGGCTAGGGACTAGGGCTATGGAAGCACCGCTCACCGTATTATTGGCCGCACCGCGCGGATTTTGCGCAGGGGTCGATCGCGCGATTGAAATCGTCGAGAAAGCACTCGAGCTTTATGGCGCACCCATCTATGTGCGCCACGAGATCGTG
This sequence is a window from Alphaproteobacteria bacterium. Protein-coding genes within it:
- a CDS encoding AFG1 family ATPase, which encodes MTQEAKTLLPTYRARVDAGKLSPDEAQLAAAKVLEALFQRLTTPPAVPKRRLLPFAKAKLPSSGGLYLWGDVGRGKSMLMDMFVERIKDKLPTYRVHFHAFMQEVHKRLHDLRSVSVEEDLMSTLVREIAHSTTVLCLDEFQVSDVTDAMILSRLFGGLMDAGVTVVFTSNRHPRDLYQGGLQRDQFLKFVDIIEKRLTIHEIKSATDYRLKQLKAMRATYVFPRDSEADDFLIESWNMLTDHAASSELELYIQGRKLLIEKYHQGIAWLTFGELCVRPLGPNDYLVLAKQIHTLILQGIPALTPEHRNEAKRFVTLIDTLYDHRVKLIATAATAPDDIYPKGDGNFEFHRTASRLHEMQSESYLAQPHIA
- a CDS encoding pantoate--beta-alanine ligase, with the translated sequence MPDQINAYTQLQTMLHSWRVKRQTVALVPTMGALHQGHLELVREAKKHAQAVVVSIFVNPTQFGPKEDFSKYPRMLEKDIALLAEEGIDLVWAPSVQEMYPEGFATLIHVSEVSEGLCGAIRPGHFNGVATVVMKLFNQIKPDVALFGEKDYQQLCVIRRLVTDLNVEIEIIGVPTVREKDGLAMSSRNQYLSAEERKIAPILHKTLVETAKAIAQGDAIDATLEEAKHQLHVAGFHKVDYLELREEETLVPLAQYGVPARLLLAAHLGTTRLIDNVRVL
- the infC gene encoding translation initiation factor IF-3; the encoded protein is MNTRPPGNRPPGNRPAGSRPPFRSNTGPRPNNFSGPRPPRRENTPRFEKERDPNEPNINHYIKAQSIRLIDAAGEMVGVVSVKEGIRLAEEAGLDLVEISPNAEPPVCKILDYGKYKYQMQKKQQEAKKKQKVIEIKEIKVRPNIDKHDLSIKLRHAREFLAEGDKVKFTLRFRGREMAHQDLGMKLLLSIKEELKDVVKVDQEPSSEGRQMVMMVSPAK
- a CDS encoding orotate phosphoribosyltransferase; translated protein: MNQQEILSEFEAAEAILKGHFILSSGLHSDTYLQCARVLMNPKRADRLCNELAQKVTQALKGKTIDLVVAPAMGGVIVGYEMGRQLGVETIFCERENGEFTLRRGFAIPKGANILLVEDVVTTGKSSLETVECIKAHGGKVIAEASLIDRSGGESKKLPFPLISLLTLDVVTFSADKVPAHLAKVPAIKPGSRWLQKKA